The following are encoded together in the Nocardioides sp. Arc9.136 genome:
- a CDS encoding nicotinamide mononucleotide transporter family protein, with the protein MLDWLLHGTIAVGDGSLAVREVVGNGFGLASALLGMRRLVWAWPVGLVGNVLLFTVFVSGELSGATSEPLWGQAGRQVMFAVVGLYGWWRWSAARRDAGAVPVTPRWASARERLALLALAAVGYAAAYALLVRIGSWGPATEAWILAGSLVATYGMARGWVEFWLVWIAVDVVGVTTLVRAGYYPTAGMYLFYGAFCVLGLITWWRVERATHQPVAAPRPVDEGVPA; encoded by the coding sequence ATGCTCGACTGGCTGCTCCACGGGACCATCGCGGTCGGCGACGGCTCGCTGGCCGTCCGCGAGGTCGTCGGCAACGGCTTCGGCCTGGCCAGCGCGCTGCTCGGCATGCGCCGCCTCGTCTGGGCCTGGCCGGTCGGCCTGGTCGGCAACGTCCTGCTGTTCACGGTGTTCGTCAGCGGCGAGCTGAGCGGAGCGACCTCCGAGCCGCTGTGGGGCCAGGCCGGGCGCCAGGTGATGTTCGCGGTCGTCGGGCTCTACGGCTGGTGGCGCTGGAGCGCCGCCCGGCGCGACGCCGGTGCGGTGCCGGTGACCCCGCGGTGGGCCAGCGCGCGGGAGAGGCTCGCGCTGCTCGCGCTGGCCGCGGTCGGGTACGCCGCGGCGTACGCGCTGCTCGTCCGGATCGGCTCCTGGGGTCCCGCGACGGAGGCCTGGATCCTCGCCGGCTCGCTCGTGGCGACGTACGGCATGGCGCGCGGCTGGGTGGAGTTCTGGCTGGTGTGGATCGCCGTCGACGTGGTCGGCGTGACCACGCTGGTCCGGGCCGGCTACTACCCGACCGCCGGCATGTACCTGTTCTACGGCGCGTTCTGCGTGCTGGGCCTGATCACCTGGTGGCGCGTGGAGCGCGCCACCCACCAGCCGGTCGCCGCCCCGCGCCCGGTCGACGAAGGAGTACCCGCATGA